The following are encoded together in the Desertibacillus haloalkaliphilus genome:
- a CDS encoding carbohydrate ABC transporter permease: GSTVFQTVIGLLYALPLNQSIKLKAFTRTIVYLPVIISPLIMGYIWYFFFAYQGGALNDLLIFLGFEPINALGNASFNPWIIVLVNTYQFVGIAMIIYLAGLQSISKDYYEAAVIDGASAFAQFKKITLPLLA; the protein is encoded by the coding sequence TGGCAGTACCGTCTTTCAAACGGTAATTGGACTGCTTTATGCATTGCCATTAAATCAAAGTATTAAATTAAAAGCTTTTACGCGAACGATTGTGTATTTACCAGTTATTATTAGTCCGTTAATAATGGGATATATATGGTACTTTTTCTTTGCTTACCAAGGAGGAGCATTAAATGATCTATTAATATTTCTAGGATTTGAGCCCATTAACGCTCTAGGAAATGCATCATTTAATCCATGGATTATTGTGTTAGTTAACACATATCAGTTCGTTGGGATTGCGATGATTATCTATTTAGCTGGATTGCAAAGTATATCTAAAGACTATTATGAAGCGGCTGTTATTGATGGGGCATCAGCTTTCGCTCAGTTTAAAAAGATTACTCTACCATTACTAGCC